The Geodermatophilaceae bacterium NBWT11 genome has a segment encoding these proteins:
- a CDS encoding PucR family transcriptional regulator: MTAADDRPGLAAVLDQLDDALERGLDLGAVLTLVAARSGCRVGAVLGDGTEVAAPPGIAAPLDRRVRCLADGIEVWLAPGDPVPVWWPGAGADGGTGPDAADVLLRRLGIAVRCCRPVGGTVVDPGAAVDPGVPLEERTAVLRRLGFGGTAPMTVAAVRGPVAAVEEFLGRARSAGSCVHRPTDDGAHLVLARGVVDWVGRPVPVGVACGTGPAVAPAGLPAAWRQARAALRFALPSTQSVHPPSIASSVVVEGDRLGPYAVLAEQLSPERIAQIPDVRCLEHLVEECGPEMLRTLLAVASTDSLRQAARDLHVHHNSVAHRVRRAERALGFGCTEPFGRARLLLTLSLHRLLASHRVG, encoded by the coding sequence GTGACGGCTGCCGACGACCGGCCGGGGCTCGCGGCTGTGCTGGACCAGCTGGACGATGCCCTCGAGCGGGGGCTGGACCTGGGTGCCGTCCTCACCCTGGTGGCAGCGCGGTCCGGGTGCCGGGTGGGCGCCGTCCTCGGCGACGGCACGGAGGTGGCCGCCCCACCGGGCATCGCGGCGCCGCTGGACCGCCGGGTGCGGTGCCTGGCCGACGGGATCGAGGTGTGGCTGGCCCCGGGCGATCCCGTGCCGGTGTGGTGGCCCGGTGCAGGAGCCGACGGTGGCACCGGTCCGGACGCCGCGGACGTGCTGCTGCGCCGGTTGGGCATCGCCGTCCGGTGCTGCCGTCCGGTGGGCGGAACCGTCGTCGACCCGGGCGCCGCCGTCGACCCGGGTGTCCCGCTGGAGGAACGGACCGCGGTCCTGCGCCGGCTGGGGTTCGGCGGGACGGCACCGATGACCGTGGCAGCGGTGCGCGGACCGGTGGCGGCGGTCGAGGAGTTCCTGGGCCGGGCCCGGTCGGCGGGGTCCTGCGTGCACCGACCGACGGACGACGGGGCGCACCTGGTGCTCGCCCGCGGGGTGGTGGACTGGGTCGGCCGGCCGGTGCCCGTCGGCGTCGCCTGCGGGACGGGTCCAGCAGTCGCCCCCGCCGGTCTGCCCGCGGCCTGGCGGCAGGCACGGGCTGCACTGCGCTTCGCGCTGCCGAGCACCCAGTCGGTGCATCCGCCCTCGATCGCCTCGTCCGTGGTGGTGGAGGGCGACCGGCTGGGTCCCTACGCCGTCCTGGCCGAGCAGCTCTCCCCCGAGCGGATCGCGCAGATCCCCGACGTCCGCTGCCTGGAGCACCTCGTCGAGGAGTGCGGCCCGGAGATGCTGCGCACCCTGCTCGCGGTGGCCTCGACGGACTCACTCCGCCAGGCCGCCCGCGACCTGCACGTGCACCACAACTCGGTCGCCCACCGGGTGCGGCGGGCCGAGCGCGCACTGGGCTTCGGCTGCACGGAGCCGTTCGGCCGGGCCCGGTTGCTGCTCACCCTCAGCCTGCACCGGTTGCTGGCCTCGCACCGGGTGGGCTGA
- a CDS encoding cytochrome P450, which produces MRDPMPFYEVLREHHPVYYVEAYDTFFLSRFQDAWDFLDQTDNTFVTNEGSVFNRADLLRHNDGPTADEATSPFLPSHLRFGAPVYELVRQAHGKQLRPGSVRKLEPFIRGMVRSRLDELVPRGRFDLVHEFGGITAVSTICHLFHIPLERAGEVLDTINGVTATSADGQGFVDVPELQGKMVGFLQERVTERRAEGADGSWPLVDGMLEFRIDGRELTDLEIAVQLTCVLVGGSETLPKVVGHGLLELARHPDQLAEVRSDLAGNCAAAAEEMNRYCGPAQWFGRTARVETTVAGQVVRPGQRVVYLTQSANRDPREFDRPDDFVWNRSIPRTLAFGRGQHFCVGIHVARLEERILLEEFLTRVTDYEVDVDVDAAVRKPSSFQWGFSHLPVVVTGTAT; this is translated from the coding sequence ATGCGGGACCCGATGCCGTTCTACGAGGTGCTGCGCGAGCACCACCCGGTGTACTACGTCGAGGCCTACGACACCTTCTTCCTCTCCCGGTTCCAGGACGCCTGGGACTTCCTGGACCAGACCGACAACACCTTCGTGACCAACGAGGGCAGCGTGTTCAACCGGGCCGACCTGCTGCGGCACAACGACGGGCCCACGGCGGACGAGGCGACCTCGCCCTTCCTGCCCTCGCACCTGCGGTTCGGGGCGCCGGTCTACGAGCTGGTGCGCCAGGCGCACGGCAAGCAGCTGCGCCCGGGTTCGGTGCGCAAGCTCGAGCCGTTCATCAGGGGGATGGTCCGCTCCCGGCTGGACGAGCTGGTGCCCCGCGGACGGTTCGACCTGGTGCACGAGTTCGGCGGCATCACCGCGGTGTCGACCATCTGCCACCTGTTCCACATCCCGCTGGAAAGGGCCGGCGAGGTGCTGGACACGATCAACGGGGTCACCGCCACCAGCGCGGACGGGCAGGGCTTCGTGGACGTGCCGGAGCTGCAGGGGAAGATGGTCGGGTTCCTCCAGGAACGGGTCACCGAGCGGCGTGCCGAGGGTGCCGACGGCAGCTGGCCACTCGTCGACGGGATGCTCGAGTTCCGGATCGACGGCCGCGAGCTGACCGACCTCGAGATCGCCGTCCAGCTCACCTGCGTGCTGGTGGGCGGCAGCGAGACGTTGCCCAAGGTCGTCGGGCACGGTCTCCTGGAGCTCGCCCGGCACCCCGACCAGCTCGCCGAGGTCCGCTCGGACCTGGCCGGCAACTGCGCGGCGGCCGCGGAGGAGATGAACCGCTACTGCGGCCCGGCCCAGTGGTTCGGCCGCACCGCCCGGGTGGAGACGACGGTCGCCGGCCAGGTGGTGCGGCCGGGTCAGCGGGTGGTCTACCTGACCCAGTCCGCCAACCGCGACCCGCGCGAGTTCGACCGGCCCGACGACTTCGTCTGGAACCGGAGCATCCCGCGGACGTTGGCCTTCGGCCGCGGCCAGCACTTCTGCGTCGGCATCCACGTCGCCCGCCTCGAGGAGCGCATCCTGCTCGAGGAGTTCCTCACCCGGGTGACCGACTACGAGGTCGACGTCGACGTCGACGCCGCCGTCCGCAAGCCCTCCAGCTTCCAGTGGGGCTTCAGCCACCTCCCGGTCGTGGTGACCGGCACCGCCACCTGA
- a CDS encoding alpha/beta hydrolase has translation MDPAPRRTGTRHLVDPEIADPLDSFPPFDLTAESLPAVRRGMAALQAGRPDPRELFPAVLRTEERVRGVDGGPDVPVRLYRTGTSATPTAGLVWFHGGGFVMGTAADDDLMCSRLAAETGAVVVSVDYRLAPETVAPGPVMDGYAALAWLAGHAEQLGVHPARLAVGGASAGGGVAAAVAVLARDRGEIPLALQLLVYPMLDDRTASSIEPPAHAGEFVWTARDNRFGWAALLGRPPGGPDTSPYAAAARAPDVTGLPPTFLAVGALDLFLEEDVEFARRLIRAGVPTELHVYPGCYHGFTMVPTARVSTAHDRNVLAALSRLCEG, from the coding sequence ATGGACCCCGCTCCCCGCCGCACCGGCACTCGCCACCTCGTCGACCCCGAGATCGCGGATCCGCTGGACTCGTTCCCGCCGTTCGACCTGACCGCCGAGAGCCTGCCGGCGGTCCGCCGGGGCATGGCTGCCCTGCAAGCGGGCAGGCCCGACCCCCGGGAGCTGTTCCCGGCGGTGCTCCGCACGGAGGAACGGGTGAGGGGGGTCGACGGCGGGCCCGACGTCCCGGTGCGGCTCTACCGGACGGGCACGTCGGCCACGCCCACCGCCGGTCTGGTGTGGTTCCACGGCGGTGGGTTCGTGATGGGCACCGCCGCCGACGACGACCTCATGTGCTCCCGGTTGGCCGCCGAGACCGGAGCGGTCGTGGTCTCGGTCGACTACCGACTGGCCCCCGAGACCGTCGCACCCGGGCCGGTGATGGACGGCTACGCCGCGCTGGCCTGGCTGGCGGGGCACGCCGAGCAGCTCGGGGTGCACCCGGCCCGGCTGGCCGTCGGGGGTGCGAGTGCCGGTGGCGGGGTGGCGGCCGCGGTGGCCGTGCTGGCCCGTGACCGCGGCGAGATCCCCCTCGCCCTCCAGCTCCTGGTCTACCCCATGCTGGACGACCGCACGGCGTCGTCGATCGAGCCGCCCGCCCACGCGGGCGAGTTCGTCTGGACCGCCCGGGACAACCGGTTCGGGTGGGCCGCCCTCCTCGGGCGCCCGCCCGGTGGCCCCGACACCTCGCCCTACGCAGCGGCTGCCAGGGCTCCCGACGTCACCGGCCTCCCGCCTACGTTCCTGGCCGTGGGGGCGCTGGACCTGTTCCTCGAGGAGGACGTCGAGTTCGCCCGGCGGCTGATCCGTGCGGGCGTCCCGACCGAGCTGCACGTGTACCCCGGCTGCTACCACGGGTTCACCATGGTGCCCACGGCCCGGGTCAGCACCGCCCACGACCGGAACGTGCTCGCCGCGCTGAGCAGGCTGTGCGAGGGGTGA
- a CDS encoding ferredoxin, translating into MKVTVDWDLCDGNGVCAVEAPEHFEMTDDDELLVLKDDVSDGERAEVSSAVRVCPKRALALHD; encoded by the coding sequence ATGAAGGTGACAGTCGACTGGGACCTGTGCGACGGCAACGGAGTGTGCGCCGTCGAGGCGCCCGAGCACTTCGAGATGACCGACGACGACGAGCTCCTGGTGCTCAAGGACGACGTGTCCGACGGCGAGCGGGCCGAGGTCTCCTCCGCCGTCCGGGTGTGCCCCAAGCGGGCCCTGGCCCTCCACGACTGA
- a CDS encoding CoA transferase has protein sequence MNAAAPLAGVRVLDATTTVAGMTATMLLGDLGAEVVRWAEPELLAPGEVMWDRNKRVVPPSQRAFTAALAGCDVLVTTAEETGELVDPGSCGPRLVHLEMPPVLASVTAGPRAYEAMLLAEMGVAGRQSSHSGAPVDVVVPFASYMQGIWAATAAAAALVERDRSGLGQHVLVDARHGALAAATTTLLLDPAAPASNTAVGPHGPTPNYAPYLCSDGHWTFLAALSPKFQRAAFAVLGIPEVMDDPRIAGDGSRFFHPDNQHWVRARIAAAFRTGSREHWLGALTAAGVPCGPVGEVEDWLQHPQMVAIGQHVEVTDPEVGPATMPGVPVTFSRSLPPAPVARELAPSFDGWHGPGREVAAADEATGAAVAPVTGSGPLAGVRVLDLGTVVAGPFAGSLLADLGADVIKVEPLDGDPFRPMGALYNRGHRAIAIDLRSDAGRETLLRMVEHADVVLDNFRPGVREKLGIDHASLELRNPAVISASITGFGTVGPIGGNPGFDPVLQAMSGMMSLQGGAAEPVFHTVAANDLSAGVATTLAVCAALLARATSGIGQQVSTSLAAVSAYMLCGELVAYEGRGPVPRGGRDHPGPDPLSRFYAASDGWVRVHAADAAVLVRAGLLTDPGLPAEALAGEVAAAVSALSCDAVVRALHGAGGHGVRARTSADLANDPALLASAHLESVVRSDGKRFVLPGKRARFSRTERDHELTFCGLGEHTEVVLRETGLAPEEIEQLRADGTVLASSAPFWFDIAAYR, from the coding sequence GTGAACGCGGCGGCGCCCCTGGCCGGGGTCCGGGTCCTGGACGCCACCACGACGGTCGCCGGGATGACGGCCACCATGCTCCTCGGGGACCTCGGTGCCGAGGTGGTCCGGTGGGCGGAGCCCGAGCTCCTCGCCCCGGGTGAGGTCATGTGGGACCGCAACAAGCGGGTCGTCCCCCCCAGCCAGAGGGCGTTCACCGCTGCGCTCGCGGGATGCGACGTGCTCGTGACCACGGCGGAGGAGACCGGCGAACTCGTGGACCCGGGCTCCTGCGGGCCCCGCCTCGTCCACCTGGAGATGCCCCCCGTGCTGGCCTCGGTGACGGCTGGACCCCGGGCCTATGAGGCCATGCTGCTCGCCGAGATGGGCGTGGCCGGCCGTCAGTCCTCCCACTCGGGTGCCCCGGTGGACGTCGTGGTCCCCTTCGCCAGCTACATGCAGGGCATCTGGGCGGCCACGGCAGCAGCGGCCGCCCTGGTCGAGCGGGACAGGTCCGGTCTCGGTCAGCACGTGCTGGTCGACGCCCGGCACGGTGCCCTGGCGGCCGCCACGACGACGTTGCTGCTGGACCCCGCCGCGCCGGCCTCGAACACCGCCGTGGGTCCGCACGGTCCGACGCCGAACTACGCGCCGTACCTGTGCTCCGACGGGCACTGGACGTTCCTGGCCGCGCTGTCCCCGAAGTTCCAACGGGCGGCCTTCGCCGTGCTGGGCATCCCGGAGGTCATGGACGACCCGCGCATCGCCGGTGACGGCTCCCGGTTCTTCCACCCCGACAACCAGCACTGGGTGCGGGCGCGGATCGCGGCTGCCTTCCGCACCGGGTCCCGGGAGCACTGGCTCGGGGCGCTCACCGCTGCCGGCGTGCCCTGCGGGCCGGTGGGCGAGGTGGAGGACTGGCTCCAGCACCCGCAGATGGTGGCCATCGGGCAACACGTCGAGGTCACCGACCCGGAGGTCGGGCCGGCGACGATGCCCGGGGTCCCGGTGACCTTCTCCCGCAGCCTGCCGCCGGCACCGGTCGCACGCGAGCTGGCCCCCTCCTTCGACGGCTGGCACGGACCCGGCCGGGAGGTCGCGGCCGCGGACGAGGCGACCGGCGCGGCCGTGGCCCCGGTGACCGGCTCCGGCCCCCTCGCCGGGGTCCGGGTCCTCGACCTGGGCACGGTCGTGGCCGGTCCGTTCGCCGGCAGCCTGCTGGCCGATCTCGGCGCGGACGTGATCAAGGTCGAGCCGCTCGACGGTGACCCGTTCCGCCCGATGGGCGCGCTCTACAACCGCGGCCACCGGGCCATCGCGATCGACCTGCGCAGCGATGCGGGCAGGGAGACTCTCCTGCGGATGGTCGAGCACGCCGACGTGGTGCTGGACAACTTCCGCCCCGGGGTGCGCGAGAAGCTGGGCATCGACCACGCCTCGCTCGAACTGCGCAACCCGGCGGTCATCTCGGCCTCCATCACCGGGTTCGGCACCGTCGGTCCCATCGGTGGCAACCCGGGCTTCGACCCGGTCCTGCAGGCGATGTCGGGGATGATGAGCCTGCAGGGCGGAGCGGCCGAACCGGTCTTCCACACCGTGGCGGCGAACGACCTGTCGGCCGGTGTCGCCACGACGCTCGCGGTGTGCGCGGCGCTCCTGGCTCGCGCCACGTCCGGGATCGGCCAGCAGGTGTCGACCTCGCTGGCTGCGGTCTCGGCCTACATGCTCTGTGGCGAGCTGGTGGCCTACGAGGGGCGCGGCCCGGTGCCGCGCGGCGGTCGGGACCACCCCGGCCCCGACCCGCTCTCCCGGTTCTACGCGGCGTCCGACGGCTGGGTCCGCGTCCACGCGGCCGACGCCGCCGTCCTGGTTCGTGCCGGCCTGCTGACCGACCCGGGCCTGCCGGCGGAGGCGCTGGCCGGCGAGGTCGCCGCGGCGGTCTCCGCGCTGTCCTGCGACGCGGTCGTCCGCGCGCTGCACGGCGCCGGCGGGCACGGCGTCCGCGCCCGGACGTCGGCGGACCTCGCGAACGACCCCGCCCTCCTGGCCTCGGCCCACCTCGAGTCCGTCGTCCGCAGCGACGGCAAGCGCTTCGTCCTGCCCGGGAAGCGGGCCCGCTTCAGCCGGACCGAGCGCGACCACGAGCTCACGTTCTGCGGACTCGGCGAGCACACCGAGGTCGTGCTGCGGGAGACCGGGCTCGCCCCCGAGGAGATCGAGCAGCTGCGCGCAGACGGCACCGTCCTCGCGAGCTCGGCACCGTTCTGGTTCGACATCGCCGCCTACCGCTGA
- a CDS encoding aldehyde dehydrogenase yields MPVATTATYDRLFIGGEWVAPDSDRTIDVVNPATGQVIGSVPAASTGDVDRAVAAARRAFDSGWATAPVEDRREVLRRIADGYRRRAEEFASLITDEMGCPISVSRWMQAGTPVMQIEAYLELSREFAFEEVRRTATGTGLVVKEPVGVVAAVIPWNSPQASAMFKIPPALISGCTVVLKPAPETALDAMLFAEMLEEVGVPPGVVNVVPADRDVSEYLVSHPSVDKVAFTGSTAAGRRIASLCGNDLRRVTLELGGKSAAIVFADADLDAAVAGARMGSLLNTGQVCSNKTRFLVQDEVYDDVVERLVALMDAVVLGDPRDPATEMGPVVSVRQRDRVLDYLAIGQREGARLVRGGGIPAGFEVGAWVEPTLLAGVDNASRVAQEEVFGPVLTVTPFRDESEAVRLANDSVYGLSGAVMTADLDRAMRVARGVRTGGMSINGASAGLSAPFGGFKSSGIGREMGTEAFASYTEVKAIGVPPSFGTDIDVNSDTHTDTEAAR; encoded by the coding sequence ATGCCCGTAGCCACGACAGCGACCTACGACAGGCTCTTCATCGGCGGTGAGTGGGTGGCGCCGGACTCCGACCGGACCATCGACGTCGTCAACCCGGCGACGGGCCAGGTGATCGGCAGCGTGCCGGCTGCATCGACCGGTGACGTGGACCGAGCCGTCGCCGCCGCCCGCCGGGCGTTCGACTCCGGGTGGGCCACCGCACCGGTGGAGGACCGGCGCGAGGTCCTGCGCCGGATCGCCGACGGCTACCGGCGCCGGGCCGAGGAGTTCGCCTCCCTCATCACCGACGAGATGGGGTGTCCGATCAGCGTCTCGCGGTGGATGCAGGCCGGCACGCCGGTCATGCAGATCGAGGCCTACCTGGAGCTGTCCCGCGAGTTCGCCTTCGAGGAGGTCCGGCGGACGGCGACGGGGACGGGGCTCGTCGTGAAGGAGCCGGTGGGGGTCGTCGCCGCGGTGATCCCGTGGAACTCACCGCAGGCCAGTGCGATGTTCAAGATCCCTCCGGCGCTCATCAGCGGCTGCACCGTGGTGCTCAAGCCGGCCCCCGAGACCGCGCTCGACGCGATGCTCTTCGCCGAGATGCTCGAGGAGGTCGGGGTGCCGCCGGGGGTCGTGAACGTCGTCCCCGCCGACCGCGACGTGAGCGAGTACCTGGTCTCGCACCCCTCGGTCGACAAGGTGGCCTTCACCGGGTCCACCGCCGCCGGACGACGGATCGCGAGCCTGTGCGGCAACGACCTCCGGCGGGTCACGTTGGAGCTGGGCGGCAAGTCGGCCGCCATCGTCTTCGCCGACGCCGATCTCGACGCCGCCGTGGCTGGCGCCCGCATGGGCTCCCTGCTGAACACCGGCCAGGTCTGCAGCAACAAGACCCGGTTCCTGGTGCAGGACGAGGTGTACGACGACGTCGTCGAGCGGCTGGTGGCCTTGATGGACGCGGTCGTGCTCGGCGACCCCCGGGACCCGGCCACGGAGATGGGTCCCGTCGTCTCCGTGCGCCAACGCGACCGCGTCCTGGACTACCTCGCGATCGGTCAGCGCGAAGGCGCCAGGCTCGTCCGCGGTGGCGGGATCCCTGCGGGGTTCGAGGTCGGTGCCTGGGTCGAGCCGACCCTGCTGGCCGGGGTGGACAACGCGTCGCGGGTGGCCCAGGAAGAGGTCTTCGGCCCCGTCCTCACGGTCACCCCCTTCCGTGACGAGAGCGAGGCGGTCCGGTTGGCCAACGACTCCGTCTACGGGTTGAGCGGTGCCGTGATGACCGCCGACCTGGACCGGGCGATGCGGGTCGCCCGCGGTGTCCGGACCGGTGGGATGAGCATCAACGGGGCCTCCGCCGGGCTCTCCGCGCCCTTCGGTGGCTTCAAGTCCAGCGGCATCGGCCGGGAGATGGGCACCGAGGCATTCGCCTCCTACACCGAGGTCAAGGCGATCGGGGTCCCCCCGTCGTTCGGCACCGACATCGACGTGAACAGCGACACCCACACCGACACGGAGGCAGCCCGATGA
- a CDS encoding NAD(P)/FAD-dependent oxidoreductase — MTSSTAGRTDLDAIVIGAGFAGMYALHRLRDDLGLEVQVVERGTGVGGTWYWNRYPGARCDVESMSYSYSFDEQLEQEWEWTELYPAQPELLAYAEHVATRFDLRRDIAFGTVVESATFVEATHRWTVATDDGREYTATYLVTAVGCLSASMIPDIPGLDEFTGRVLHTGRWPHEGVDFTGRRVAVVGTGSSGIQVIPQLAGQAEHLTVFQRTPSWSLPARNRPLGPEEVADTKASYRRLRADNAVAPSGTRLRPPVGSTTDFTPSEQTAELARRWEDGGAAFLATFTDTARDERANEVPAGFVRDRIHEMVTDPATAELLTPRTHPIGAKRICLDTDYFTTYNRPGVSLVSVRDTPIEAVTGTGLLVGGVEHEVDDIVFATGYDAMTGPLNAISVRGRAGRSLRDEWAAGPRTYLGVATAGFPNLFMLTGPGSPSVLVNMVVSIEQHVDWVTELVRYTRASGVVSIEAQASEQDAWVEHVGELAATTLFRKAASWYLGANVPGKPRVFMPYVGGMGRYRATCDQVAAAGYPGFVLQRADGSVVPVAPPVPVPAVV; from the coding sequence ATGACCAGCTCGACCGCCGGCCGCACCGACCTGGATGCGATCGTCATCGGGGCCGGGTTCGCCGGCATGTACGCCCTGCACCGGCTGCGCGACGACCTGGGCCTCGAGGTGCAGGTGGTCGAGCGCGGGACGGGGGTCGGCGGCACCTGGTACTGGAACCGCTACCCGGGAGCCCGCTGCGACGTCGAGTCGATGTCCTACTCCTACTCCTTCGACGAGCAGCTCGAACAGGAGTGGGAGTGGACCGAGCTCTACCCGGCCCAGCCGGAGCTGCTGGCCTACGCCGAGCACGTGGCGACCCGGTTCGACCTCCGCCGGGACATCGCGTTCGGCACCGTCGTCGAGTCCGCCACCTTCGTCGAGGCGACCCACCGGTGGACCGTCGCCACCGACGACGGTCGCGAGTACACGGCGACCTACCTCGTCACCGCGGTCGGGTGCCTGTCCGCCTCCATGATCCCCGACATCCCGGGCCTGGACGAGTTCACCGGGCGGGTCCTGCACACCGGCCGGTGGCCGCACGAGGGGGTGGACTTCACCGGACGGCGGGTGGCCGTGGTGGGCACCGGGTCCTCCGGGATCCAGGTCATCCCGCAGCTCGCCGGGCAGGCCGAGCACCTGACGGTCTTCCAGCGGACCCCCAGCTGGTCGCTCCCCGCCCGCAACCGGCCACTGGGACCGGAGGAGGTGGCCGACACCAAGGCCTCCTACCGCAGGCTGCGCGCCGACAACGCCGTGGCGCCCTCGGGGACCCGCCTCCGGCCACCCGTCGGATCCACCACGGACTTCACCCCCAGCGAGCAGACGGCCGAGCTCGCCCGCCGGTGGGAGGACGGCGGCGCGGCGTTCCTGGCCACCTTCACCGACACCGCCCGGGACGAGCGGGCCAACGAGGTCCCGGCCGGCTTCGTCCGGGACAGGATCCACGAGATGGTGACGGACCCGGCGACGGCCGAGCTCCTGACGCCGCGCACGCACCCGATCGGGGCCAAGCGGATCTGCCTGGACACCGACTACTTCACGACCTACAACCGGCCGGGTGTGAGCCTGGTCAGCGTCCGGGACACCCCGATCGAGGCGGTCACCGGGACGGGGCTGCTCGTCGGCGGTGTCGAGCACGAGGTCGACGACATCGTCTTCGCCACCGGGTACGACGCGATGACCGGGCCGCTGAACGCGATCTCCGTCCGGGGCCGGGCAGGGCGCTCGCTCCGGGATGAATGGGCTGCAGGACCGCGCACCTACCTGGGCGTCGCGACCGCGGGGTTCCCCAACCTGTTCATGCTCACCGGTCCGGGGAGCCCCTCGGTCCTGGTCAACATGGTCGTGTCCATCGAGCAGCACGTCGACTGGGTCACCGAGCTCGTCCGGTACACGCGGGCCTCCGGCGTGGTCTCGATCGAGGCGCAGGCGAGCGAGCAGGACGCCTGGGTCGAGCACGTGGGGGAGCTCGCCGCGACCACGCTGTTCCGCAAGGCGGCCTCGTGGTACCTGGGCGCGAACGTGCCCGGCAAGCCCCGGGTCTTCATGCCCTACGTGGGTGGCATGGGCCGGTACCGGGCCACCTGCGACCAGGTGGCCGCGGCCGGCTACCCGGGCTTCGTGCTGCAGCGGGCCGACGGATCCGTCGTCCCCGTCGCGCCGCCGGTCCCAGTGCCGGCGGTCGTCTGA
- a CDS encoding SDR family oxidoreductase → MEHTDYRGKRVVVTGSSSGIGAAVAGALSEAGAQVHGAALQGSADGLASFTVVDLADPASITAAADAIGGPVDALFNCAGATPLIDPVELLKINFLGTRLFTESLVPLMTEGSAIVNVSSDGGFGWRQKRALLTEFVGLPTFDAGVEWYWEHQEQAGHSYSFGKEALDVWTMQQSAVLIGRGIRINAVSPGAVQTPMLDAIAATFPAEMIDAVTHPIGRRSTPAEQVGPILFLGSDAASYVNGIDLQVDGGYWAARSVAGQLD, encoded by the coding sequence ATGGAGCACACGGACTACCGGGGCAAGCGCGTCGTCGTGACGGGCAGCTCCTCGGGCATCGGCGCGGCGGTCGCCGGGGCCCTGAGCGAGGCGGGTGCACAGGTGCACGGCGCCGCGCTGCAGGGGTCGGCCGACGGGCTGGCGTCCTTCACGGTCGTGGACTTGGCCGACCCGGCGTCCATCACCGCGGCCGCCGACGCCATCGGCGGACCCGTCGACGCCCTGTTCAACTGCGCCGGGGCCACCCCGCTGATCGACCCGGTCGAGCTGCTCAAGATCAACTTTCTGGGCACCCGGCTGTTTACCGAGAGCCTCGTCCCGCTGATGACCGAGGGCAGCGCGATCGTCAACGTGTCCTCCGACGGTGGTTTCGGCTGGCGGCAGAAGCGGGCGCTGCTCACCGAGTTCGTCGGTCTGCCGACCTTCGACGCGGGTGTCGAGTGGTACTGGGAGCACCAGGAGCAGGCTGGGCACAGCTACTCCTTCGGCAAGGAGGCGCTCGACGTCTGGACCATGCAGCAGTCGGCTGTCCTGATCGGCCGGGGGATCCGGATCAACGCGGTCAGCCCCGGCGCGGTGCAGACCCCGATGCTCGACGCCATCGCCGCGACCTTCCCGGCCGAGATGATCGACGCGGTCACCCATCCCATCGGTCGTCGCTCGACCCCGGCCGAGCAGGTGGGGCCGATCCTGTTCCTGGGCAGCGACGCGGCCTCCTACGTCAACGGCATCGACCTGCAGGTCGACGGTGGGTACTGGGCTGCCCGGTCGGTGGCCGGCCAGCTCGACTGA
- a CDS encoding organic hydroperoxide resistance protein gives MAVIYTALATTTGDGRKGHTRSSDGFLDHQLAIPAEMGGPGGATNPEQLFAAGYSACFLSAVKMVARQQDATISDASVTAEVGVDTNGKGGFDLVVALHVELGGLDQSAADAIVEAAHQVCPYSNATRGNVPVTLTTTVA, from the coding sequence ATGGCCGTCATCTACACCGCTCTCGCCACCACGACCGGAGACGGCCGCAAGGGCCACACCCGGTCCTCGGACGGCTTCCTGGATCACCAGCTGGCGATCCCGGCAGAGATGGGCGGACCGGGTGGCGCCACCAACCCGGAGCAGCTGTTCGCCGCCGGCTACTCGGCCTGCTTCCTGTCCGCGGTGAAGATGGTCGCCCGTCAGCAGGACGCCACGATCTCCGATGCCAGCGTCACCGCCGAGGTCGGAGTGGACACGAACGGCAAGGGTGGGTTCGACCTCGTCGTCGCCCTGCACGTCGAGCTCGGCGGCCTCGACCAGTCCGCGGCCGACGCGATCGTCGAGGCCGCCCACCAGGTCTGCCCCTACTCCAACGCCACCCGCGGCAACGTGCCGGTCACCCTGACGACCACCGTGGCCTGA